From a single Arachis hypogaea cultivar Tifrunner chromosome 3, arahy.Tifrunner.gnm2.J5K5, whole genome shotgun sequence genomic region:
- the LOC112735655 gene encoding uncharacterized protein yields the protein MQETRILLRNLEIQVGQLSKQALERPPNTLPSDTVTNSREECKVIHLRSGKLTDSEAKVSEEPIEKEAPEEANSKVEHDPPRHLDNPFLVDLEQYPVKPKAFEYKPKMPYLQRLQKASKDKQFSRFLEVFRKYQINILFAEALEQMPLYAKFMKELLTNKKNWKESETVMLTKECSAIIQQDLPEKMQDLGSFLISCTIEDITIKKVLCDLGASINLMLLSLMRKLQIDEVKRTHGKNATIILGRPFLAIGRVLIDVQKGELTLRVNEEEVVLIVFEALQYPSDSNGCMRVDHQ from the exons ATGCAGGAGACCAGAATTTTACTCAGAAACTTGGAGAttcaagtgggtcagttgagcaaACAAGCACTCGAGAGGCCTCCTAATACTCTTCCTAGTGACACAGTGACTAAttcaagagaagagtgcaaggtcatACATTTGAGAAGTGGTAAACTAACAGATTCAGAAGCAAAAGTTAGTGAGGAGCcgattgaaaaagaagctccagaggaggcCAATAGCAAAGTGGAGCATGACCCTCCAAGGCATCTTGATAATCCCTTTCTAGTTGATCTTGAGCAATATCCGGTGAAGCCTAAAGCAtttgagtacaagcctaagatgccatatcTTCAGAGACTTCAGAAGGCCTCCAAAGACAAGCAGTTTTCCAGATTTCTAGAGGTCTTCAGAAAGTATCAGATCAACATTCTTTTTGCAGAAgcccttgagcaaatgcctctttatgccaagttcatgaaggagttgttgacTAATAAGAAGAACTGGAAAGAAAGTGAGACAGTGATGCTAACAAAGGAATGCAGTGCCATTATTCAGCAGGATCTCCCTGAGAAGATGCAAGATTTAGGAAGCTTTTTGATTTCTTGTACCATTGAAGACATCACTATTAAGAAGGtattatgtgaccttggagctagcatcaacctcatgctaCTTTCTTTGATGAGAAAGCTTCAAATTGATGAGGTAAAACGcactc ATGGCAAGAATGCCACTATTATTTTGGggagaccctttttagctatagGGAGAGTCcttattgatgtgcaaaagggtgaattgaCTCTGAGGGTTAATGAAGAGGAAGTTGTCCTTATTGTGTTTGAGGCTCTACAATACCCTAGTGATTCTAATGGGTGTATGAGAGTTGATCACCAATAA
- the LOC112734839 gene encoding mannosyl-oligosaccharide glucosidase GCS1: MTGSGRRTTRSRARSSADPDGGDDDASLREAKLKLKRRRERSKYGSAIPLFNNPNLKVVLLITVVAFFVILFLIFHLVNSTAEPELPRAVTPLPAPKIMDLPQFQGEHRESLYWGTYRPHLYLGIRARTSQSLMAGLMWIGVKDGRYHLRHVCKDEDDLGTYGWTKHDGREFGHQLLADHGMTLATEFLKSKVGGSGYGGDWAVRISVHINKSEWNEEFGKGAQLFFYLADEGGNVLDLSREKLNIHEDSLLASGSRLDIGNWQLHLKSTDDLELHYSGFRTPHFHNLSDLVEENLASQIRNHARLQLSDSSVDSPNVLVFQIIGGFPFTTDIALLSGTDSESSRVDERVSQLTGTSLTSQLNDKKQAFDKKFEDVFSLAEKVDSESISVGKAAVGNLLGGIGYFYGQSVIAIPRTLDLKEHVKYVSYWPAELYTAVPGRSSFPRGFLWDEGFHQLLIWRWDIHISLDIIGHWLDLMNVDGWIPREQILGAEARSRVPEEFVPQHPTNGNPPTLFLALNDIVNGLKTNKFNANDRSDISLFLERAFVRLEAWFQWFNTTQSGNQMGSYYWHGRDNKTIRELNPKTLSSGLDDYPRASHPSGDERHLDLRCWMSLAADCMHSIEELLDKETKPSKNYGSTAKLLSDLELINQMHFDVAYGAYFDFGNHTEKVQLKWKEVAVGHNQAARELVREVFERPKLRFVPHIGYVSLFPLMTRIIPSGSWILEKQLELISNRSLLWTDYGLRSLAKTSSMYMKRNTEHDAPYWRGTIWINMNYRILSALHHYSKENGPYQDRAKAIYEELRSNLIRNIVRNYRQSGYLWEQYDQVKGKGKGVHPFTGWTSLVTLIMAEAYEKI, encoded by the exons ATGACCGGAAGCGGAAGAAGAACCACTCGGAGCAGAGCCAGATCCTCCGCCGATCCTGACGGCGGAGACGACGATGCCTCACTCCGGGAAGCGAAGTTGAAGCTGAAGCGTCGGAGAGAGAGGAGCAAGTACGGAAGTGCGATTCCGCTATTCAACAATCCGAACCTGAAGGTGGTGCTCCTTATCACCGTGGTGGCATTCTTCGTAATCTTGTTTCTGATCTTTCACCTTGTCAATTCCACCGCCGAACCCGAGCTCCCTCGCGCCGTCACGCCGCTTCCTGCCCCCAAGATTATGGACCTTCCTCAG TTTCAAGGTGAACACAGGGAGAGTTTGTATTGGGGAACTTATCGTCCCCATCTTTATCTTGGAATTCGTGCCAG GACTTCACAGTCTTTGATGGCTGGATTGATGTGGATTGGTGTGAAGGATGGAAGGTATCACTTGCGACATGTCTGCAAAGATGAGGATGATCTTGGCACTTATGGTTGGACAAAGCATGATGGACGTGAATTCGGGCATCAGTTGCTGGCAGATCATGGCATGACTTTGGCTACTGAGTTTTTAAAATCAAAGGTGGGTGGCAGTGGTTACGGAGGGGATTGGGCAGTTCGAATTAGTGTGCACATCAATAA GTCTGAGTGGAACGAGGAGTTTGGGAAAGGTGCCCAGCTTTTCTTCTATTTGGCTGATGAAGGTGGTAATGTTCTGGATCTAAGTAGAGAAAAGTTGAACATTCATGAGGATTCTTTGCTTGCATCTGGCTCTCGACTGGATATTGGAAATTGGCAGCTGCATTTAAAATCAACG gATGATTTAGAGCTGCATTATTCTGGATTTCGCACCCCTCACTTTCATAATTTATCTGATCTTGTTGAGGAAAATCTTGCATCACAA ATAAGAAACCATGCTCGATTACAGCTGTCTGACTCATCAGTTGATTCTCCAAATGTGTTAGTTTTTCAG ATTATCGGTGGATTTCCTTTCACAACAGATATTGCACTTCTTTCTGGAACTGATTCGGAAAGCTCAAGAGTAGACGAGCGTGTTAGTCAGTTAACAG GCACCTCATTGACCAGTCAACTGAATGATAAGAAACAAGCATTTGACAAAAAGTTTGAAGATGTTTTCAGTTTGGCTGAGAAG GTGGATTCAGAATCCATATCTGTTGGTAAGGCTGCTGTAGGGAACTTGTTAGGTGGCATTGGTTACTTTTATGGGCAGTCAGTAATTGCAATTCCGAGAACCCTCGAT CTTAAAGAGCATGTTAAGTATGTATCATATTGGCCTGCTGAGCTTTATACAGCTGTACCAGGTCGATCTTCCTTTCCAAGAGGATTTTTATGGGATGAAGGCTTTCATCAACTTCTAATCTG GCGTTGGGATATTCATATTTCGTTGGATATCATTGGACACTGGTTAGATTTGATGAATGTTGATGGATGGATACCTCGTGAACAAATTCTGGGAGCCGAAGCGCGAAG TCGGGTCCCAGAGGAATTTGTTCCGCAGCATCCAACAAATGGAAATCCTCCAACTCTGTTTTTAGCATTGAATG ATATAGTTAACGGCTTGAAGACCAACAAGTTTAATGCAAACGATAGAAGTGATATATCTCTGTTCCTAGAGCGTGCCTTTGTTAGATTGGAAGCATGGTTCCAATGGTTTAATACAACTCAGTCAG GGAATCAGATGGGCAGCTACTACTGGCATGGACGGGACAATAAAACAATACGAGAATTGAATCCCAAG ACACTGTCCTCAGGATTGGATGATTATCCACGTGCTTCCCACCCAAGTGGAGATGAGCGCCACTTGGATCTTAGGTGTTGGATGTCACTTGCAGCAGATTGCATGCATTCCATTGAAGAGCTGTTAGATAAGGAAACCAAACCTAGTAAG AATTATGGTTCTACAGCTAAGTTGCTATCAGATCTTGAGTTAATAAACCAG ATGCATTTTGATGTTGCATATGGTGCGTACTTTGATTTTGGAAATCATACAGAGAAG GTTCAACTTAAATGGAAAGAAGTGGCGGTTGGACATAATCAAGCTGCTCGTGAGCTTGTCCGGGAAGTTTTCGAGAGACCCAAGTTGAGATTTGTTCCCCACATTGGTTATGTGAGTTTATTCCCGCTCATGACAAGGATCATTCCATCA GGATCATGGATTCTGGAAAAGCAGCTTGAACTCATTTCAAATCGAAGCCTCTTGTGGACTGACTATGGACTACGTTCTCTTGCCAAAACAAG TTCCATGTACATGAAACGCAACACAGAACATGATGCTCCATATTGGAGAGGTACAATTTGGATAAACATGAATTACAGAATTCTTTCAGCACTCCACCATTACTCGAAAG AGAATGGCCCGTATCAGGACAGAGCTAAAGCTATCTACGAAGAATTGAGAAGCAATTTAATTAG AAATATAGTACGCAATTATCGACAGAGTGGATATCTGTGGGAACAGTATGATCAGGTTAAGGGTAAGGGAAAAGGGGTACACCCATTTACGGGTTGGACATCACTTGTGACATTAATCATGGCAGAGGCTTATGAAAAGATTTAG